A single window of Anaerocolumna chitinilytica DNA harbors:
- a CDS encoding ABC transporter substrate-binding protein, translating into MMSMFGACSKGSNKDMITIGIGQYAEHPSLDNCREGFLAGLKSEGYEEGKNIKVEYENAQADNSLAGQITDGFVSKKVALICAIATPMAQSAYGAAKDTDIPVIFTAVTDPILAKLAKDDKTPVGNITGTSDKLPVEEQLKMIRKILPEAKKIGILYNTGEVNSVSAIEEYKALAGNYGFEIVESGITATADIPLATDNILTKVDCINNLTDNTVVSSLPLILKKAAEKKIPVFGSEVEQVKSGCLATVGIDYYDLGVKTGKMAAQVLKGEKKASDMNFEIIDKAAFYGNSAVAKNLGIDLPKDLTDTAGEMFDSIAE; encoded by the coding sequence ATGATGAGTATGTTTGGCGCGTGCAGTAAAGGAAGCAACAAAGATATGATAACAATTGGAATCGGCCAGTATGCAGAGCACCCTTCACTTGATAATTGCAGGGAAGGTTTCCTGGCAGGGTTAAAAAGTGAAGGTTATGAAGAAGGAAAGAATATCAAAGTTGAATATGAGAATGCTCAGGCTGACAATTCACTGGCCGGACAGATTACAGATGGTTTTGTTTCTAAGAAGGTCGCTTTGATCTGTGCCATTGCAACTCCCATGGCACAAAGTGCTTATGGTGCTGCCAAAGATACGGATATACCGGTAATTTTTACCGCGGTAACAGATCCGATTTTAGCAAAATTAGCGAAGGACGATAAGACCCCGGTTGGGAATATAACTGGAACAAGCGATAAACTTCCCGTAGAAGAACAGCTAAAAATGATCCGTAAGATACTTCCGGAAGCTAAGAAAATCGGAATCCTTTACAATACCGGTGAAGTAAATTCTGTATCTGCCATCGAGGAGTATAAAGCCTTAGCAGGGAATTATGGTTTTGAAATCGTAGAAAGCGGAATCACCGCAACAGCGGATATCCCACTTGCAACGGATAATATATTAACAAAAGTAGATTGCATTAATAATCTTACGGATAATACGGTAGTAAGCTCTCTGCCTCTAATCTTAAAAAAAGCAGCAGAGAAAAAGATTCCCGTCTTTGGCAGTGAAGTAGAACAGGTAAAATCAGGTTGCTTGGCTACAGTCGGCATTGACTATTATGACCTTGGAGTTAAGACCGGTAAGATGGCAGCACAGGTTTTAAAGGGAGAGAAAAAAGCATCTGATATGAACTTTGAAATAATAGACAAGGCAGCCTTTTATGGAAATAGTGCCGTTGCTAAAAATCTTGGAATTGATTTACCAAAAGACCTTACTGATACAGCAGGAGAAATGTTTGATTCCATAGCTGAATAG
- a CDS encoding ABC transporter permease, translating into MAYFINSIINIAVGVAEEGLVYAILAFGVYITYKILDFPDLSVDGTFPLGGAVAAVLLLKGFNPLLTLLFAFIAGMLAGTLTGLIHVKCKVRDLLSGIIMMTALYSVNLRIAGRNNVAIFDKETIFENGFLKKLLPESIKHYETIKRYETLVILLIIALLMKLLLDFYLKTKSGYLLRAVGDNETLVTSLAKDKGRVKIIGLALANGFVALSGCIYTQKSGFFEISSGTGAIVIGLASVIIGINLFKRREKVKATTAVVIGTIIYKACVSAAIALGLSPKDMKLITAVLFLTILILSNIRKRKVNAHA; encoded by the coding sequence ATGGCATACTTTATTAATTCTATAATCAATATTGCTGTCGGTGTCGCAGAAGAAGGGCTTGTATATGCAATTTTGGCCTTTGGTGTCTATATTACCTATAAGATACTGGATTTTCCGGATTTGTCCGTGGACGGCACTTTCCCATTGGGAGGTGCCGTAGCAGCAGTCCTTTTGCTAAAAGGATTTAATCCTCTGCTGACATTATTATTTGCCTTTATAGCAGGAATGCTGGCAGGAACCTTAACGGGTTTAATCCATGTAAAGTGTAAAGTAAGAGATTTACTATCCGGTATTATCATGATGACTGCTCTATATTCTGTTAATCTAAGGATAGCTGGCAGGAACAATGTTGCTATATTTGATAAAGAGACCATCTTTGAAAATGGATTTTTAAAGAAACTTTTGCCGGAATCCATAAAACATTATGAAACTATAAAGCGGTATGAGACATTAGTAATATTACTGATAATAGCGCTCCTAATGAAATTGCTTTTAGACTTTTATTTAAAAACAAAGTCAGGTTATTTACTTCGGGCGGTGGGGGACAATGAAACTCTTGTTACTTCTCTTGCGAAAGATAAAGGAAGAGTAAAAATTATTGGGTTAGCTCTGGCAAACGGATTTGTTGCACTTTCAGGCTGTATCTATACGCAAAAAAGCGGCTTCTTTGAAATCTCCTCAGGAACCGGTGCTATCGTAATCGGACTTGCCAGTGTAATTATCGGAATAAACCTCTTTAAAAGAAGAGAAAAAGTCAAAGCTACCACGGCAGTTGTTATTGGAACCATAATCTATAAAGCTTGCGTATCCGCCGCCATAGCATTGGGGTTATCTCCTAAGGATATGAAATTAATCACTGCAGTTTTGTTTCTTACCATTCTGATACTTAGCAACATTAGGAAGAGGAAGGTGAATGCCCATGCTTGA
- a CDS encoding ABC transporter ATP-binding protein, whose product MLELNNISKYYNAGTINEMCLFQNFNLKAEKGEFLSVVGSNGSGKTSLLNIICGSIPLDSGTIRINGRDITKSPEHKRSRSIGRVYQNTAMGTCPSMTILENLSLADNKGKSFHLGRGTDKKRIDYYRTNLKILGLGLEDKLNLTVGSLSGGQRQALSLLMTTLTPIEFLILDEHTAALDPKTAETIMELTGRIVKEKGLTTIMVTHNLRYALEYGSRLLMLHKGEIVVDKKENEKKDLKIENILEKFNQISIECGN is encoded by the coding sequence ATGCTTGAATTAAATAATATATCCAAATATTATAATGCTGGTACAATAAATGAAATGTGCCTGTTCCAGAATTTTAATCTGAAAGCAGAAAAAGGAGAATTTCTGTCAGTCGTAGGAAGTAATGGTTCCGGTAAGACCTCTCTGTTAAATATTATCTGCGGAAGTATCCCATTGGATAGTGGGACAATAAGAATTAACGGCAGGGACATTACAAAAAGTCCGGAGCATAAACGCAGCAGGAGTATTGGAAGAGTATATCAAAATACAGCGATGGGAACCTGTCCATCTATGACTATACTTGAAAACTTATCCTTAGCGGATAACAAAGGAAAAAGCTTTCATCTTGGAAGAGGGACAGATAAAAAGCGGATAGACTATTACAGAACGAACCTAAAAATACTGGGATTGGGACTTGAAGATAAATTAAACCTAACGGTAGGTTCTTTGTCAGGGGGACAAAGGCAGGCACTGTCACTTTTAATGACAACGCTGACGCCCATTGAGTTTCTAATATTAGATGAACATACAGCAGCGCTGGATCCGAAGACAGCGGAGACAATTATGGAACTTACCGGTCGGATTGTAAAAGAAAAGGGATTAACAACAATTATGGTGACACATAACTTAAGATATGCTCTTGAATATGGCAGCCGCCTCTTAATGCTTCATAAAGGAGAGATAGTTGTTGATAAGAAAGAAAATGAAAAAAAGGACTTGAAAATAGAAAATATTCTTGAAAAATTCAATCAAATCAGCATTGAATGCGGAAACTAA
- a CDS encoding BlaI/MecI/CopY family transcriptional regulator, protein MKLFDSELKVMDALWKRGDQSAGQLAKVLKEETGWNRNTTYTVIKKCIEKGAISRYGTKFMCKALISREEVQQSETNELVEKMFGGSYEKFFAAFLNEGYLSQEEIEKLKKIVGETK, encoded by the coding sequence ATGAAGCTATTTGATTCAGAATTAAAAGTTATGGATGCATTATGGAAGAGGGGGGACCAATCAGCAGGGCAGTTAGCCAAAGTTTTGAAAGAAGAAACTGGATGGAACCGCAATACTACCTATACAGTAATTAAGAAGTGTATAGAAAAGGGCGCTATTTCAAGATATGGTACCAAATTTATGTGCAAGGCACTCATAAGCCGTGAGGAAGTTCAGCAGAGTGAAACCAATGAACTGGTAGAGAAAATGTTTGGCGGCTCATATGAGAAGTTTTTTGCCGCATTCTTAAATGAAGGATATTTATCTCAGGAAGAAATTGAAAAACTTAAGAAAATAGTTGGCGAAACAAAATGA
- a CDS encoding M56 family metallopeptidase: MDIYHISFSSSMLIVFILLLKAFSGYKLPRKTFTLLWKIVLVRLMIPFTIKIPLPDFLVNTKKKVSIAGNTLMNLALTGGPEGTEYHAATGSYKVSGAYILTAVWIVIALILFCIFLFKYRNSRRKVNEALPSENAYANNWLSRQDMMRQVRILTFDRIESPVTIGVLNPKIILPKNMEMDRGRRLEYVLSHEMVHIKRFDIVWKLLSMIILCLNWFNPLVWLMYKQFNQDIEMACDEKVIKIYGNDAKPDYAYAIIQLMERKPNASLMYSGFGQKPVEERIKSIMKLGNPTKKSIAVSITVILMSTMAFFTTVAAADEFGDFELPAVTGGETGTAHAKNAEAVSYFPVNKNGYTYGNYDSKTGIMPDLICIDSKNGGYVYADDYLNANFYSKSSLEVQHTASDKDVHQEQSASCNIYLSDGETIIGTYNFENMEEQSNNN, encoded by the coding sequence ATGGATATATATCATATATCATTTTCGTCTTCCATGCTTATTGTTTTCATCTTGCTGCTCAAAGCCTTTAGCGGTTATAAACTGCCCAGAAAGACTTTTACATTATTGTGGAAGATTGTTTTAGTAAGGCTTATGATACCATTTACTATTAAGATACCATTACCTGATTTTTTGGTTAATACCAAAAAGAAGGTCAGCATAGCAGGTAATACTCTAATGAATCTTGCTTTAACAGGAGGACCAGAGGGGACGGAATACCATGCTGCCACTGGTTCTTATAAGGTATCAGGAGCATACATATTGACAGCTGTTTGGATTGTAATAGCATTAATCTTATTCTGTATTTTTTTGTTCAAATATAGAAATAGCCGAAGGAAAGTAAACGAAGCTTTGCCATCGGAGAATGCTTATGCAAATAATTGGTTAAGCAGGCAGGATATGATGCGTCAGGTACGTATTCTTACCTTTGACAGAATTGAGTCACCCGTAACCATAGGAGTACTAAATCCTAAGATAATACTTCCAAAGAATATGGAAATGGACAGAGGAAGACGTCTTGAATATGTATTAAGCCATGAAATGGTGCATATAAAGAGGTTTGATATTGTATGGAAGTTATTATCTATGATAATATTGTGCCTTAATTGGTTCAATCCCCTGGTATGGCTTATGTATAAGCAATTTAACCAGGATATTGAGATGGCTTGTGATGAAAAGGTAATAAAAATCTATGGAAATGACGCAAAGCCGGATTATGCTTATGCAATCATACAGCTGATGGAAAGGAAGCCCAATGCTTCACTCATGTACAGTGGTTTTGGTCAAAAACCGGTGGAAGAGAGAATTAAATCCATAATGAAACTTGGAAATCCTACGAAGAAAAGCATCGCGGTTTCCATAACAGTTATACTAATGTCTACGATGGCCTTTTTCACTACAGTGGCAGCTGCAGATGAATTTGGGGATTTTGAATTACCTGCAGTTACCGGAGGGGAGACCGGTACTGCACATGCAAAGAATGCTGAGGCAGTATCATATTTTCCAGTAAATAAAAATGGCTATACCTATGGAAATTATGATAGTAAGACCGGGATTATGCCGGATTTGATTTGCATAGACAGTAAGAATGGCGGATATGTCTATGCCGATGATTATTTAAATGCTAATTTTTATAGCAAATCAAGTCTTGAAGTACAACACACTGCCAGTGATAAGGATGTACATCAGGAACAGTCCGCAAGCTGTAATATATATCTGAGTGATGGGGAGACAATAATAGGGACTTATAACTTTGAAAATATGGAAGAACAGAGTAATAATAATTAA
- a CDS encoding helix-turn-helix transcriptional regulator, giving the protein MKLEMKKDVIYRCIGSDFDNGIIACGFMTKPTANHSQYNLRIDYYSCFLLLSGGGIYHTAENKKIPINTGDFVQRLPGVCHSTEIIPDGNWLEFFISFGRSTYDYLCSLNLLPINTPVCSVFYDEITLQTFNSFLKRLKEVNDDNLPHMLIQAQDIILSLVSLKPKASFTDSKIKTLEEACYLLSSNINKNISLEEIADILNTSYDNFRKQFLKYTGVSPNKYRINQKMKHAKLMLLSGISIKETALLTGYSDTYSFTKQFTNNVGISPGRYIKEKQ; this is encoded by the coding sequence ATGAAGCTTGAAATGAAAAAAGACGTCATTTACCGTTGTATCGGTTCTGACTTTGACAATGGAATTATTGCATGCGGTTTTATGACAAAACCCACCGCTAACCATTCCCAATATAACTTGCGTATTGATTACTACAGTTGTTTTTTACTTCTCTCCGGCGGCGGTATTTATCATACAGCAGAAAATAAAAAAATCCCCATAAATACAGGGGACTTTGTGCAGCGCCTTCCGGGAGTCTGTCATTCAACAGAAATTATACCGGACGGAAACTGGCTGGAATTCTTTATCAGTTTCGGTCGTTCCACTTATGATTACCTGTGCAGTCTTAATCTGCTTCCCATAAATACACCTGTTTGCAGCGTATTTTATGATGAGATAACTCTTCAAACCTTCAACAGTTTTTTGAAGAGGCTAAAAGAGGTTAATGACGATAATCTTCCCCATATGTTAATACAAGCCCAGGATATCATATTATCCCTGGTTTCCCTGAAACCAAAAGCATCATTTACTGACTCCAAAATAAAAACACTGGAAGAAGCATGCTACTTATTATCTTCTAATATAAATAAAAACATTTCTTTGGAAGAAATCGCAGACATACTAAATACCAGTTATGATAACTTCCGAAAACAGTTTCTCAAATATACAGGAGTCTCCCCCAACAAATACCGTATTAACCAAAAAATGAAACATGCAAAGCTTATGCTCCTATCCGGTATCTCCATCAAGGAAACTGCTCTGCTTACCGGTTACAGTGACACCTACTCCTTTACAAAACAATTTACAAATAACGTTGGTATATCACCAGGACGGTATATAAAAGAGAAACAGTAA
- a CDS encoding glycoside hydrolase family 2 TIM barrel-domain containing protein, producing the protein MKYLWENQYITQQNRYPMHSVYGVYESVQQALTGDRSISKYVQSLNGTWKFQITDSPLKEPKDFRTTNFSEAEWSDIPVPSNWELQGHGKPVYTNILYPFKRGDKTSHFELEIAKGQVELNAPYVPEVNLTGYYRTTFEIPEHFMGRDIFIEFGGVESCFYLWVNGVEIGYSQDSKLEAAFDITNAVKVGSNELSVKVLQFCDGTYLEDQDYWHLSGIHREVRVYAKAKQRLLDYKVETLFQGNDFNEAELKVMLHPNNTVAGYGECKVRLSLYNNVGELITAFSSEPYLACGYYLMPKFVAFPSAKVTNPHLWSAEDPYLYTLVLETVDGSGNITDIESTKVGFRKIEIKGDSVLYLNGKRLVVRGVNSHEFCPETGRYVSKDYMREQLRCIKQLNFNAVRNSHYPHGNDWYDLCDELGIYLVDETNLETHGYGGQLSSSPEWSAAYIERGSRMVLRDKNHPCVILWSLGNESGAGMNHAAMYGWIKEYDKTRYVQYESGDPKANITDIIAPMYPSKAWIEDKMADLEDIRPFIMCEYAYAKSNSNGNFSEYWDLIEKYPRFQGGFLWDFQDKALTRIKKDGSIKYVYGGAFDEAIVDPVKDMCLNGVVLPDLSWKPAAYEVRNVQAPVKLYRGTSMFSDRAVYKIRNDYQFLDLSHLRITWELQCDGKVVDSGELKQYFTVPGQSEELQLALEEEKIKGEAFVNFRFSLREPTAYAAAGHVIYIYQLPLEQSKIYRTEVTIAEERLAFHETENQIFITGEGTDICFDKKKAIFTKVILNCQERFIGGGDNFYRAVTGIDEGTGDAGTNYAQEWKAEGLDNLKKQTVNINTAISEKQIFIFTEVSYNNGNIIVTTQYRIGSKGIEINKTVVNNCNTNTIPRIGMTFILPKDKEQIEWYGRGPWENYRDRKMAAHIGCYRSTVTEQYTPYIRPVECGGKEEVRYLTVKDKSNHGICVSGAVPFHFDIHDYSVSSCDNADYEEDLIRDEKIYLNVDYIHTGVGGDTGWMKNIHPEYLIGKGYYHYQISVQAL; encoded by the coding sequence ATGAAGTATTTATGGGAGAATCAGTATATAACACAGCAAAACCGCTATCCGATGCATTCTGTATACGGCGTGTATGAATCTGTTCAACAGGCTCTGACAGGTGACCGCAGTATATCCAAATATGTTCAAAGCTTAAATGGAACCTGGAAATTTCAGATAACCGATAGCCCGTTGAAGGAGCCGAAAGACTTTAGAACCACTAATTTTAGCGAGGCTGAGTGGTCGGATATTCCGGTGCCATCTAATTGGGAGCTGCAAGGACATGGGAAACCCGTATATACCAACATACTTTATCCTTTTAAGAGAGGGGATAAAACTTCCCATTTTGAGTTGGAAATTGCAAAGGGGCAAGTGGAATTGAATGCTCCTTATGTACCAGAAGTAAATCTGACAGGTTATTATCGTACTACCTTTGAGATACCGGAGCATTTTATGGGAAGAGATATCTTTATCGAGTTCGGCGGAGTTGAATCCTGTTTCTATCTTTGGGTAAATGGTGTGGAAATAGGATATTCCCAGGATAGTAAACTGGAGGCTGCCTTTGATATTACGAATGCTGTAAAAGTGGGAAGCAATGAGCTTTCAGTTAAGGTCCTTCAGTTTTGCGACGGAACATACCTGGAAGATCAGGATTACTGGCATTTATCCGGGATTCACAGGGAGGTCAGAGTTTATGCAAAAGCAAAACAAAGGTTACTGGATTATAAGGTCGAAACCCTTTTTCAGGGAAATGATTTTAATGAAGCAGAGCTAAAAGTGATGCTTCACCCCAATAATACGGTGGCAGGCTATGGAGAATGCAAAGTTCGGTTAAGTCTTTATAATAATGTGGGGGAACTTATTACTGCTTTTAGCAGTGAGCCCTATTTAGCCTGTGGCTACTATCTGATGCCTAAATTCGTTGCATTCCCTTCTGCGAAGGTAACAAATCCACACCTATGGTCAGCAGAAGATCCCTATCTTTACACCCTGGTATTAGAAACAGTGGATGGTTCCGGTAATATTACAGATATTGAAAGTACAAAGGTGGGATTTCGCAAGATAGAGATAAAAGGTGACAGTGTGCTTTATCTGAATGGAAAACGACTAGTTGTCCGAGGAGTTAATTCACACGAATTCTGCCCGGAAACCGGCAGATATGTATCAAAGGATTATATGAGAGAGCAGCTTCGCTGTATAAAGCAATTAAATTTTAATGCTGTTCGGAATAGCCACTATCCACATGGGAATGACTGGTATGATTTATGTGATGAACTGGGAATCTATCTGGTGGATGAAACCAATCTGGAGACCCATGGGTATGGCGGTCAGCTTAGTTCTTCTCCGGAATGGAGTGCAGCTTACATAGAGCGTGGGTCGAGAATGGTTCTAAGAGATAAGAATCATCCCTGTGTCATCCTCTGGTCGCTGGGAAATGAGTCTGGTGCAGGTATGAACCATGCTGCAATGTACGGCTGGATAAAAGAATATGACAAGACTAGGTATGTACAGTATGAATCCGGGGATCCGAAAGCAAATATTACGGATATTATTGCACCTATGTATCCTTCTAAAGCTTGGATAGAAGATAAAATGGCTGACTTAGAGGACATCAGACCGTTCATTATGTGTGAATATGCTTATGCCAAGAGTAACAGCAACGGTAATTTTTCAGAGTACTGGGATTTGATTGAAAAATATCCTCGTTTTCAAGGGGGCTTTTTATGGGATTTCCAGGATAAAGCCCTGACCAGAATTAAAAAAGACGGTTCAATTAAATATGTTTACGGCGGAGCTTTTGACGAGGCGATAGTGGATCCGGTAAAAGACATGTGCTTAAACGGAGTTGTACTGCCGGACTTAAGCTGGAAGCCGGCAGCCTATGAAGTAAGAAATGTTCAGGCACCGGTAAAGTTATACCGTGGTACATCTATGTTTTCTGACAGGGCCGTATACAAGATACGCAATGATTATCAGTTCTTGGATCTTAGTCACCTTAGGATTACCTGGGAACTTCAATGTGATGGAAAAGTGGTTGATTCCGGTGAGCTGAAGCAGTATTTTACAGTGCCAGGGCAGTCAGAGGAATTACAATTAGCTCTTGAGGAAGAAAAGATAAAGGGAGAGGCTTTTGTTAACTTCCGATTTTCGTTGCGGGAACCGACTGCCTATGCAGCTGCCGGTCATGTAATCTACATTTATCAGCTGCCGCTGGAACAGTCTAAAATCTACAGAACAGAGGTAACGATTGCAGAAGAGAGGCTGGCGTTTCATGAAACAGAGAATCAGATTTTCATAACAGGAGAAGGCACAGATATCTGTTTTGATAAAAAGAAAGCCATCTTTACAAAGGTAATTCTTAATTGCCAGGAAAGATTCATAGGCGGCGGGGATAATTTTTACCGTGCGGTAACAGGAATTGACGAAGGAACCGGAGACGCGGGAACAAATTATGCCCAGGAATGGAAAGCGGAAGGATTAGACAACCTGAAGAAACAAACAGTAAATATCAATACGGCAATATCGGAGAAACAGATTTTTATTTTTACGGAAGTATCTTATAATAATGGAAATATTATAGTGACCACACAATACCGTATAGGAAGTAAAGGCATTGAGATAAATAAAACAGTAGTAAATAACTGCAATACAAATACTATTCCCAGAATCGGCATGACTTTTATTCTCCCAAAAGATAAAGAGCAGATTGAATGGTACGGCAGAGGTCCATGGGAAAATTACAGAGACAGGAAAATGGCAGCACACATTGGCTGCTATCGGAGTACGGTTACAGAGCAGTATACACCTTATATCAGACCGGTGGAGTGCGGGGGAAAAGAAGAAGTCAGATATCTTACCGTGAAAGATAAATCAAACCATGGAATCTGTGTATCAGGCGCAGTACCTTTTCATTTTGATATACATGATTATTCGGTTTCTTCCTGTGATAACGCAGATTATGAGGAAGACTTAATAAGGGATGAAAAGATTTATCTGAATGTGGACTATATTCATACAGGTGTAGGAGGAGATACGGGCTGGATGAAAAATATTCATCCGGAGTATTTAATTGGGAAAGGATATTATCATTATCAGATATCTGTTCAGGCGTTATAA
- a CDS encoding ABC transporter permease subunit: MQKDAIKSKNKKRKFDRQGMIMFLSVLPFLILCFLFSYYPLHGWIYAFYDYRSPLKLSQCAYVGIKWFKTLFANKTQVGQLLQVMENTFAMSLLGIATSILPVGFAIFLNEIKAKKYKNFVQTLTTLPNFISWVLVYSVAFSLFSYTGMFNTILQHLGLISEPIKFLDNNSHIYIKMLLWNTWKGLGWGAIMYLAAISGIDQELYEAARVDGANRFQLMRHITLPALMPTYIVLLMLSVANFLNNGMDQYYVFQNSFNKEHIQVLDLYVYNIGMTGNSIPLATAISMLKSLVSVTLLVLVNVISKKTRGNSII, encoded by the coding sequence ATGCAGAAAGACGCTATCAAATCAAAAAATAAGAAAAGGAAATTTGACAGGCAGGGAATGATTATGTTCCTTAGTGTACTTCCGTTTCTTATATTATGTTTTCTATTTTCATACTATCCGCTGCATGGTTGGATATATGCATTTTATGACTATAGATCCCCGTTAAAATTGTCCCAATGTGCTTATGTAGGAATTAAATGGTTTAAAACTTTATTTGCTAACAAAACTCAGGTAGGGCAGCTCCTTCAGGTTATGGAAAATACCTTTGCCATGAGCTTATTGGGAATTGCAACATCTATTCTACCGGTAGGGTTTGCTATTTTCTTAAATGAAATTAAGGCTAAGAAGTATAAGAATTTTGTTCAGACGCTTACAACCTTACCAAACTTTATTAGCTGGGTTTTAGTTTATTCCGTTGCATTCAGTCTTTTTTCCTATACCGGTATGTTTAATACCATCTTACAGCATCTGGGACTGATATCTGAGCCGATTAAGTTTCTCGATAACAATTCCCATATCTATATAAAGATGTTATTATGGAATACCTGGAAGGGTCTTGGTTGGGGGGCTATTATGTACCTGGCAGCAATCTCTGGAATTGACCAGGAGTTGTATGAAGCCGCAAGGGTTGATGGTGCTAACCGCTTCCAGTTAATGAGACATATTACGTTACCTGCTTTAATGCCAACCTACATCGTATTGTTAATGCTCTCCGTTGCCAACTTCTTAAATAATGGTATGGACCAGTATTACGTATTTCAGAATTCATTTAACAAAGAACATATTCAGGTATTAGATTTATACGTTTACAACATTGGTATGACAGGAAACAGTATCCCGCTGGCAACCGCCATCAGTATGTTGAAAAGTTTGGTAAGCGTAACCTTGTTGGTATTGGTTAATGTAATTTCCAAGAAGACACGTGGTAATTCCATCATTTAA
- a CDS encoding carbohydrate ABC transporter permease — protein MKEKKKYTKSDIVFNTVNYGIFAILTLICVYPFYYMIINTISNNNLSANGGINFLPKDMHLENYRQVLKLKGLSLAAGISAARTVIGTACTVFASAYLGFMFTQEKMWKRKLWYRFLVVTMYFNAGIIPVFLTMRALHLTNTFWVYVIPAIVQPFNIILVKTYVESIPKSLQEAAEIDGAGFFRIFYKIILPTCTPILATVAIFAAVAQWNSFQDTLLYITDQKLWSLQYLLYTYINQANSLATLVKNSTGTAMNMAALATTQTPTSIRMTVSVVVVLPILFIYPLFQRFFVKGIMIGSVKG, from the coding sequence ATGAAAGAAAAGAAAAAGTATACAAAGTCGGATATTGTTTTTAACACTGTAAATTATGGTATATTTGCGATATTAACGTTGATTTGTGTGTATCCGTTTTATTATATGATAATCAATACTATCAGTAACAATAATTTAAGTGCCAATGGTGGAATTAATTTTCTTCCGAAAGATATGCATTTGGAAAACTATAGGCAGGTATTAAAGTTAAAAGGACTTTCCTTAGCAGCAGGTATTTCCGCTGCAAGAACGGTCATTGGTACGGCTTGTACCGTATTTGCCTCCGCTTATCTCGGATTTATGTTTACACAGGAGAAGATGTGGAAAAGAAAGCTCTGGTACCGTTTTTTAGTAGTTACGATGTATTTTAATGCAGGTATTATACCTGTTTTCCTTACCATGAGAGCACTGCATCTTACAAATACATTTTGGGTTTATGTTATTCCGGCAATTGTGCAGCCCTTTAACATCATCTTAGTAAAGACCTATGTGGAGTCAATTCCGAAGTCTTTACAAGAAGCAGCGGAAATTGATGGTGCTGGATTTTTCAGAATCTTTTATAAGATTATTCTGCCAACCTGCACACCGATTCTTGCAACTGTGGCAATTTTTGCAGCTGTTGCGCAGTGGAATTCTTTCCAGGATACGTTGCTTTATATTACAGACCAGAAATTATGGTCCCTGCAGTATTTATTATATACTTATATCAACCAGGCGAACTCTTTAGCAACGCTGGTGAAAAATAGTACAGGAACAGCGATGAATATGGCAGCACTGGCAACTACTCAGACGCCGACTTCCATCCGTATGACAGTATCAGTAGTAGTCGTTCTACCAATACTATTTATCTATCCTTTATTTCAAAGATTTTTTGTAAAAGGTATTATGATTGGCTCTGTAAAGGGTTGA